The Chitinophaga pinensis DSM 2588 region TTAGAATAGATGGCTTCAATATGCGTCTGCCGGTGCATCGCGGGGGCGCAATCCCAACAGCAATTATCATACCGCAACACGCCAAAAATATTTCCCTTAGGCGTGCTAACTAATTCTACTTTAACGTGTTGCCTTTAGGGCTCGCTCCTTATCTCACTGTGAGGAAATATGTCAATACTTGTTTTAGTAGGCATCCTGGCAGGAACGGCCGGGGCTGTCATTAAGGTCTGATTCTTGTGTGCATAACCGAAAATGGATAACTATGAACAAATTATCATTTAACTTATTAGTTGACGGTGTTCCTTACATGGTGAAAGCGGAACCATTTTCCTTTAATGATGAGCAACGTTATAATGTAAGTTTTAATGGCAGTGAGACATACATTTTTGCCTGGGATGAAGAAACATTGCGATATGCACCGGTAGGTGACGTGGCGTCTACCGTACCGGTATCTCTTGAACAGGAAATTGCCAACAGATTGTATGAAGTCACGCCAAGTAAAGAATAGTGATGTCCTCTTCCCTGTACCTATTTTCTGAATTTATAAGCACGCCATCGAACAAAACTACATTCGTCCTGTTATTAATGCTGTGAGACCACTATTTAATCAGTTAACTATTACTCAGATAACCAGTTTTTTATTCAGCAAAAGACCACAATCACCAGGACAATCATGACAAACATAGCACACCACAGCGCTACCTTTCCTTAATTAAAGGATCCTATATGGCATTGCAGCCCTTATGTTCAGATAGTGCACTATCTGACAGGAGCTCAGTTTGCCCGCACTGTAATATGTTGTTTCCCTACAGGAAATACAGTCCTTCGTTTGTCTGCTTCCCTCAAATTTTAAATGGCGTATACCGAAAAGCCTGAAAAGAGTAGGTAATAATTTTAAACCACATTTTATGTCTCAAATCGCTACAGCTACCAGTCGCGCAACGCAGGGCAATATCCTGGACGTGAATGACCAGATCGTTCATGTAATGTTCCTGGTAGATACCGCTTACATCTATGCGAAGTACACAACCGGCATCAGCACCGACCCCACCAAACCGATGCCTATTGACCACAACTCAGAAGTAATGGCCTGTTCCTTCGTCAATAAACCATCAAAACAAGGAACTGCTGACCTTTCCTTCTCCGTACCTAACCAGTCTACGGTAGCATTCTGGGGGTCTTCTCTTTCTAACAATGGTCATGATGCCATCATCATCTATGATATAGAAAAAAATACAAACCTGGGTCCTACCGACGATGTATTTAATCCTTTTGTCATGAACCAGACATTGTTACCTGGTGGCGTTATTCCTTCCGGTAGCATTAACGGATTACCTGCAACTACAGAAGCACGTAACATCTATGCACTGACTTCCACTGTGAAAGCTAAAGGCACAGAAAATTTCGTGATCAGATTCGGTCTTTACTTATTCGATGCCGGTACACAGACACAGAAGCTCTGGAGTTACTGCCAGTGGGATCCAACCATCACGGTATATTAATCCCTGGTCTTCCACATCACATACACAGACGTATTAAGAAAGCAGTTCGCCTTGGGCGGACTGCTTTTTTGCATTTAATTGATGCCTGACGGTTTTGTTCTATTTTCCGCCTCTGCCCCGCCCTAATTTTGAGAAAAAAAGAAATGCAGCCAATACGACTTACCCTCTCCTTTGTACTATGCCTGCTGCTGACAGCCGCCTTCACTGCTTCTGAGGAAGAAGGTCGCGCGCTTTATGACCACCATTGTGCACGCTGTCATGGTACGGATGGAGCAAGGGGCCTGTTTGGGGCGAAGAACCTGCAGAAAAGCCAGTTATCTGATAGCGCTATTCTCCTGCAGATCAGTAATGGCCGACGGATTATGCCCGCTTTCAGAAAGCGCATCACCCCCGATCAGATGACAGCCATTGCCAACTATATTAAAAGCTTTAGAACCAGCTATATGACAAGCAGAAAAACTAATCCCATGTTTACCTTCCCGCATATCATCATGATCGCCACTGCCGTTACAACAGCCTTAATCAGTGGGTTGTTCTACGCATGGTCCTGTTCTGTTATTCCTGGTCTGGCAAAGGTGTCCGACAGCACCTACCTGGAAGCCATGCAACAGATGAACAGGGCTATACTCAACCCTGTATTCTTTCTGAGTTTCATGGGCACTGTATTCCTGCTACCCTTGTGTACCTATCTACAATATGGTCCGGTGTTATCTGCCCGTTTCTGGCTCCTGTTACTGGCCTCGCTTATTTACCTGGGAGGTACTTTCGGGGTGACTATGTTTGGCAATGTACCGCTGAACAATATGCTGGATGCCGTCCAACTATCCGGCGCCACAAGCGCAGATCTTGCAACTATGCGGATTAAGTTTGAGCAACCCTGGATATACCTGCATACCATCCGTACAATAGCCAATGTCATTGCATTGATACTGGTAGTGATCGCCTGTCTCAGCCCGTCGCCTGTTGCAGAACCTATTGCTTATCTGCATCGTTCGTAATACCGCCATCCTATCACCTGCAAAAAGAAAGGAGCCCGCCACCGGCGGACTCCTTTACGATATAATATATGGGTTAGTCTGTAGTCTATTGTCTTAACGCTTCAACGGCTGCGATTGTTTTTGGTAATTCCTTACCTAACTTTCTGCTACCAGTTTCCGTAATCACAAAGTTATCTTCTATACGGATACCACCAAAATCGCGATAGCCTGCGAGCGTGTTATAATCAACAAAGTTACTAAGTTTATGCTCAGCAACCCAACGATCTATCAATTCAGGAATAATATAAATGCCCGGTTCAACTGTTAATACAAAACCTGTTTGCAGTTCACGACCCAGCCGCAGTGACTTCCAGCCAAATTCTGTACTTTTTTTCAGTGTATCGGAATAACCTACGTATTGTTCACCCAGATCTTCCATATCATGTACATCCAGTCCGATCATATGTCCCAGACCACACTGGAAGAACAAGGTATGTACACCTGCCGCCACTGCTTCCGCGGGGTCTCCTTTTACCAGTCCGAGGTTCTTTAATCCTTCCAACAGTTTAACAGAAGCCTGTGTATGTACTTCTTTATATTGTATACCTGGTTGCAGCAAACCAGCTGCGTGATCCAGCGCATCCAGTACGACCTGATACATTTCACGCTGACGGGTGGTAAACTGTTTGCCTACCGGGAACGTTCTTGTGAGGTCGCCCGCATAATGCATGGCTGTTTCCGCACCGGCATCACAGAGTACCATGTGTCCTTCTGCTACCTGGTTGCCATGGAAGTGATTATGTAATACCTGACCATTGATTGTCAGAATAGTAGGATAAGATAAACGACCGCCTGCTGCCAATGCTGCTTCTTCCACTTTCGCTGCGATCTCATATTCTTTCATGCCTGGTCTGGTATATTGCATAGCAGCCAGGTGCATATCCACGCTCACAGATACCGCCGCTTCCATCTCTGCTATCTCATTCGCATCTTTACACTCACGCTGTGCGATTACTGCCTTGATCAGTTTCAGGGATACGACTTCCTGCAAACCGGCTATAGATAACTGCAACCATTCTGCCAGCTTAATCTTGTTTTCCGGACGGTAAGGAGGCAAGATATGTATACGACGTCCTGTATCTTTTGCTTTCTTCAGTACATCTCCCAGCTGGGCGTAAGGTTTTGTCTTTGCAATACCTACCTTGGTTGCCAGATCCTGTAAAGAAGGCAATGGGCCCGTCCAGATGATATCATCTATGCCAGCTTCTCTTCCGAAAAGTGTCTCTTCTCCGGATTCCGTATCCAGTACAAGTGCCAGTCCGGCTATATCAATACCTGCATAATAAAGGAAAGTGCTATCCTGGCGGAAAGGATATGTATTATCCGCGTAGTTCATGCTGCTGTCTTCATTTCCCATCAGGAGAATCAGACCGTCTCCTACATTAGCGGAGAGCTTTTGTCTACGTTTGGTGTAAACGAGTTCATCAAACAAATGTAAATGCATAGATGTTCTTAGTGACGGACGAAGTTAGGAGAAAAAAAATTAAAAATTAAGAATTAAGGATTAAGAATTGGTTTGAAGGGGCGGAATATTGAAGAATTGATAGCGGTGGAAATGAGAAAAAAATTACGAATTACGATTTAGCAGCGATTAATTATTTAGCGGCAGATATGTTACAGAAACCGGTGAGATATTATCAGCGGCCATCATTACTCACGGCATGGTTATGTTCAACTGATTCAGGGCTTCCGTCGAATGACGAAGCCCTGAACAATCTAAGAATTATATATTATACTTCTTTTTCCAGACGTTTTATATATTCTTATACCGGGAATTATTCCGCAATTCTTAATTCTTACCTTTTTATTCTTAATTTTTTAACTCTTCTGTACCACCACTGGTCTTAGGGTTTCTACCAGGGCGCCTACCTGACCAATCAGCTGATCAGATAAACCGTTCTTTTTTGCAGCCACTACCAGGTCAGCGATAAAGGCGTCGAAATCTGCATTGGAAGCTTTTCCATTCATACGTGGATTCTTAGCAGGATCGTGTGCATCTTTCATATTCAGGCCACCATAAGTAAAGCCTTTTCCGCCGGTAGCTACGCAGATAAAGTCTGTCAGATTTTTACTGAGTCTTTCAAAACCACTGGTGTTACCGGTAGTTACTTCCGCCAGCAGTACAGTAAAGAAACCATTGATCTTTGCATCTCCTGCGATCACAAAGATGGCGCTGTCTACCACAGAACGGATACCGAGTCTGCCTTGTTCGATCTTCATGCCTGCATTGGCAGGATCATTTACCATTGCTGAACCGCCAAGGGAATCATAAAGAGACATTTTTGTAACCATAGGGGCATCGTCGTCCTTTTTACAGGATTCCATAAGTCCGACGAAGGCAACAAGCCCAAGCATAAATAACCACGCTGATTTTTTCATATGATATTATTGATTAGCCATTAGAAAATATGTTTGAATACGCCAGACAACTTCGCAGTAAATGATTGTGCCATAGCCGGACAACCACTTTTCATCTCTTCCTCACTGGGTACATAACGTTGTGCAGGATAATGAAAGGTGGTCTGGAAATCGCTGACAATATTACCTGCATTGGTTTTCACAGGAAAGAAGGTAAATACTACAATCGCTGTAGCGGGATTAACCATCACCCTGTCCACGCCTTTCTGCTGATACAACCATGCGGAAATCTTATCCGCATCCTGCTGCGAAATATCCTGCCTGATATCAATTCTGGCCATGATACGGGTATTAGCGCCCGGTGGCTTGGGTCGCGTTACCATATAGATATGCACCGCAAGCACTACTATGAGACACACGGATATACCTCCGGCCCATAGCAGGATCTGCTTTAGTTTTTTTGTGATCATAAAAAGGTCTTGATTAATTAACGTGAGGTCCTGTGCATGTGCACTGACAGGATTACTGGCATGTATATTATATCTGCTTCCTTATCTGGTTCCAGCGAGTTAGTCTGTACAATGTCTATTGTCTGGAACCGGTACATGATTAGATACGTGTATTTATTTCAACTGGTTTTAAAAACAGGAAAGAATTTTTCAGCTACTATTATGAGTCATAGCGGACTTCTTGGCCGAAAAACATGACTACGTAAATAACACGCATCCGGATTTTTCCATTTCATAATCACTTGTTGAATAACAGTTATAAAGGAGTCCTATATACTTATAGAAAACCCAGATATCATATTGTTAGGATTCCTACCTATATTTGCATTATCAAAATCAATCACACTAATTCATAGCATCATGAAACACATTACAGCTACAGTAGCACTGGTTCTTTTCACTGTACTATCTGCCTTTGCAGGACCGGATTGTGACTCTTGTAAAAGACCTAAGTCTACTGTTAATGAAGCAGATTATAAGATCGTATCCGCCAGTGTTACACACAATAAAAAATGGGGACAGCTTGAATTTGAGATCATCGTGCAGGGACAGGCAGGTAAGAGTACCTCCAAACCTGCGGGTAAGATGAACGGCGCTCCGGTAGATGGTTATGTATTCCCTACCACGCTTAGTCCGGAGGATGTCGGGTTCAGTAAAACAGCCGGAATTCTTGCCCTGGCACTGACAGCGCATCCTGACTTTGATGACACTCCCTTATGGGATGAAAACGGTGATGGCGATTATACAAATGACAAAATCGTATGGCATCCGCACTGGGTGGTGTTAGTGGAGGACAAACGTGTTCCCGGCGGACTATCCGTAAAAGAATTTGATCCTGCTGATAAATCCGTTGTATTACCAAAGACCAATCCGGGTATGCCGATGTACATGGACTCTCCGGGCTTCCAGGTAGTCACCGAAGGGAAGGCGATCAGGATCGTGGTACCTGATTACAGAGTACGTTTCAAAACCAATTTCAAATACGATGCAGTAGCAGCCTATATGCAGGTCGTAACAGGAGAAGCAGGAGACCATACGCAGGGTGGTAAAATGCCTATGCTGGGCGTCTACAAAGTATATAGTGTACTTTCCAGGAACCTCTCCCTTCCCTACCAGGTAAAATAAACAATTACATCATCGTAAGCGGCGTGTACTCCGCTCCGCTTACTGCTATAAAAACTAACGATCATGAAAGTTTCAGTTTTCGACACGTATGTCCAGAAGAAAAACGGTGCTGTTATGCACTTTGACATATTAGTTCCTTCTGATCTTAAAGACCTGGAAAAGATACATACCTACGGACGTCAGTATCTGGCACAGAAAGGACAGGAAGGACAAACGCTCAGTACCAATGAATGCCGTTTCTGCCATATCGAACAGGCAGATGACAATGTGGTAGCCGATATTGACCGCCAGGGATATTCCATTATAGAAATGCAGGAATGTAATAACTAAAGAATGTAATTTTATCCTTCGTAAAAGAATGCCAGGATACAGGTACATTCCGGAGATGCGGGCCAGTGGTTCGCATCTCTGTGCTGATAACAGCGCCTGTTTGCTCCTGTTATTCCGGCGGATCAATTACACGCGGTCAGGTATTCCCCTGCAAGACTTACGTGGCGATACAGGAAGCATAAGTTATACAGACAATGAGTAATACAAACACGACACCATTCAATCCGGATGTACAGAATACATCTAATGACGCCTTAATCGTAGCGGCACTGGAGCGGGTAGGCGAATCTTTCCGTGTGATGCTGTGGGAACAGGCAAAGGAACATGGTTTGAGTCCGATACAGATCCAGTCGCTGATCTTCCTGCATACCCACGATGAATCAATGGCGACAGTCACCTATCTGTCCAGGGAGTTTAATGTTACCAAAGCCACGATCAGCGATGTGATAAAAGTGCTGGTAGAAAAGAAGCTGGTGGTGAAGAAGGATAATCCGGCGGACAGTCGTGCACAGGTACTCAAATTAACGGCAGCAGGCAAAAGGATTGCGGAGTCTGCGGGCGGTTTCGCCAATACGCTGTTGAAGTATGTGAGTCAGTTGCCGGATACGCAGAAGGCCGGACTGAAAATAGTATTACTCAATCTTATCTTCCAGCTGCACAATGAGCAGATCATCACGATGCAGCGCATGTGTTTTACCTGTACGCATTACTCAGGTAGTGGCAACAAACACTTCTGTAATCTCTTGCGTATCCCGTTGGTAGCGGATACGCTTCGGCTGGATTGTCCGGAGCATGAACAAAAGAAAGCGGGATAGCACCTTTTACAGTGCCTCCCTTACGATCTTCAGGATCTGTTCGTGGTAATAGAAACTATTCTTCAGTTCCTGCATATCGGTAGCCACATTCTCCAATATGAC contains the following coding sequences:
- a CDS encoding inclusion body family protein — its product is MSQIATATSRATQGNILDVNDQIVHVMFLVDTAYIYAKYTTGISTDPTKPMPIDHNSEVMACSFVNKPSKQGTADLSFSVPNQSTVAFWGSSLSNNGHDAIIIYDIEKNTNLGPTDDVFNPFVMNQTLLPGGVIPSGSINGLPATTEARNIYALTSTVKAKGTENFVIRFGLYLFDAGTQTQKLWSYCQWDPTITVY
- a CDS encoding c-type cytochrome, which produces MQPIRLTLSFVLCLLLTAAFTASEEEGRALYDHHCARCHGTDGARGLFGAKNLQKSQLSDSAILLQISNGRRIMPAFRKRITPDQMTAIANYIKSFRTSYMTSRKTNPMFTFPHIIMIATAVTTALISGLFYAWSCSVIPGLAKVSDSTYLEAMQQMNRAILNPVFFLSFMGTVFLLPLCTYLQYGPVLSARFWLLLLASLIYLGGTFGVTMFGNVPLNNMLDAVQLSGATSADLATMRIKFEQPWIYLHTIRTIANVIALILVVIACLSPSPVAEPIAYLHRS
- a CDS encoding aminopeptidase P family protein; the encoded protein is MHLHLFDELVYTKRRQKLSANVGDGLILLMGNEDSSMNYADNTYPFRQDSTFLYYAGIDIAGLALVLDTESGEETLFGREAGIDDIIWTGPLPSLQDLATKVGIAKTKPYAQLGDVLKKAKDTGRRIHILPPYRPENKIKLAEWLQLSIAGLQEVVSLKLIKAVIAQRECKDANEIAEMEAAVSVSVDMHLAAMQYTRPGMKEYEIAAKVEEAALAAGGRLSYPTILTINGQVLHNHFHGNQVAEGHMVLCDAGAETAMHYAGDLTRTFPVGKQFTTRQREMYQVVLDALDHAAGLLQPGIQYKEVHTQASVKLLEGLKNLGLVKGDPAEAVAAGVHTLFFQCGLGHMIGLDVHDMEDLGEQYVGYSDTLKKSTEFGWKSLRLGRELQTGFVLTVEPGIYIIPELIDRWVAEHKLSNFVDYNTLAGYRDFGGIRIEDNFVITETGSRKLGKELPKTIAAVEALRQ
- a CDS encoding group I truncated hemoglobin codes for the protein MKKSAWLFMLGLVAFVGLMESCKKDDDAPMVTKMSLYDSLGGSAMVNDPANAGMKIEQGRLGIRSVVDSAIFVIAGDAKINGFFTVLLAEVTTGNTSGFERLSKNLTDFICVATGGKGFTYGGLNMKDAHDPAKNPRMNGKASNADFDAFIADLVVAAKKNGLSDQLIGQVGALVETLRPVVVQKS
- a CDS encoding DUF2024 family protein, with protein sequence MKVSVFDTYVQKKNGAVMHFDILVPSDLKDLEKIHTYGRQYLAQKGQEGQTLSTNECRFCHIEQADDNVVADIDRQGYSIIEMQECNN
- a CDS encoding MarR family winged helix-turn-helix transcriptional regulator, with the translated sequence MSNTNTTPFNPDVQNTSNDALIVAALERVGESFRVMLWEQAKEHGLSPIQIQSLIFLHTHDESMATVTYLSREFNVTKATISDVIKVLVEKKLVVKKDNPADSRAQVLKLTAAGKRIAESAGGFANTLLKYVSQLPDTQKAGLKIVLLNLIFQLHNEQIITMQRMCFTCTHYSGSGNKHFCNLLRIPLVADTLRLDCPEHEQKKAG